Proteins found in one Vallitalea guaymasensis genomic segment:
- a CDS encoding fructose-1,6-bisphosphatase, with the protein MNNYWDQEINNNIQYIKQLSKQYPTINSACTEVINLEAILNLPKGTEHYLSDIHGEYEAFIHVLNNASGVIRRKIDYIFDNTIREHEKRRLAMLIYYPEQILEKVKNEEENLLEWYEITLHRLVLVCREISSKYTRSKVRKALPKDFEYIIEELLHEQQREVNKQEYYDGIINTIIEINRADNFMIAICRVIQRLAIDRLHIIGDIYDRGPGAHIILDKLMQHHSIDIQWGNHDILWMGAAAGSLACIASTIRISARYGNLNTIEEGYGINLLPLATFAMEYYKDDNCNNFDLVVSDKSAYTCKEINIIKKIHKAISIIQFKLEGKIIQRNPNFIMNDRLLLNMIDYEKGIIKIAEKTYKLSDNYFPTINPKNPYELTIEEKDVMEKLRLSYKNNEKLQKHTRFLFSKGSMYLTYNSNLLFHGCIPMDKKGVFNKVTIDGESYGGKELIDKIEMLIREYYFNNNNELNNIDYFWYLWTGPDSPLFGKNKMATFERYFLNDKAIKKEDKNSYYRYRDSEDKCREILQEFGISEDNSHIINGHVPVEVKKGESPIKAKGKLLVIDGGLSEAYQHITGIAGYTLIYNSYGLLMVAHEKFESKKKAIDNEKDIVSSYQILEKNNKRLRVKNTDIGKELKKEIIGLKMLLQAYHKGIIKEK; encoded by the coding sequence ATGAATAACTATTGGGATCAAGAAATCAACAACAACATACAGTACATTAAACAGTTGTCTAAACAGTACCCCACTATTAATTCAGCATGTACGGAAGTTATTAATCTTGAGGCTATACTTAACTTACCAAAAGGAACAGAACATTATCTTTCTGATATACATGGAGAATACGAAGCTTTTATACACGTACTTAACAATGCATCAGGCGTTATAAGAAGAAAAATCGATTATATATTCGACAATACCATTAGAGAGCATGAAAAAAGACGACTGGCAATGTTGATATATTATCCAGAACAGATACTAGAAAAAGTAAAAAACGAAGAAGAGAACTTGTTGGAATGGTATGAGATAACACTTCATAGGCTTGTTCTAGTTTGTAGAGAAATATCTTCAAAATATACTAGGTCTAAGGTAAGAAAAGCTCTTCCAAAAGATTTTGAGTATATCATTGAGGAATTGCTCCATGAACAACAAAGAGAAGTCAATAAACAGGAGTATTATGATGGAATTATCAATACAATAATTGAAATCAACCGGGCAGATAATTTCATGATAGCTATTTGCAGAGTAATACAAAGGTTAGCTATTGATAGACTTCATATAATTGGTGATATATATGATAGAGGACCTGGAGCACATATTATACTTGATAAACTGATGCAGCATCATTCCATAGATATTCAATGGGGTAACCATGATATTCTATGGATGGGAGCGGCAGCAGGGTCATTAGCTTGTATTGCAAGTACAATAAGGATATCTGCTAGATATGGTAACTTGAATACTATTGAAGAAGGGTACGGTATTAATCTATTACCACTAGCTACCTTTGCAATGGAATACTATAAGGATGATAATTGCAACAATTTTGATTTGGTGGTATCTGATAAAAGTGCATACACCTGTAAGGAAATCAATATTATTAAAAAAATCCATAAAGCAATATCTATAATACAATTCAAACTAGAGGGCAAGATAATACAAAGAAATCCTAATTTTATAATGAATGACAGGCTGTTACTTAATATGATAGATTATGAAAAAGGCATAATAAAAATAGCTGAAAAGACTTATAAACTCTCAGATAACTATTTTCCTACTATTAATCCCAAAAATCCATATGAACTGACTATCGAAGAAAAAGATGTTATGGAAAAATTAAGACTATCCTATAAAAATAATGAAAAATTGCAGAAGCATACAAGATTCTTGTTTTCAAAGGGCAGTATGTACCTGACATATAACTCTAATCTACTATTCCATGGTTGTATTCCTATGGATAAAAAAGGAGTATTCAATAAAGTTACCATAGATGGTGAAAGCTATGGTGGCAAAGAACTTATAGATAAGATAGAAATGTTGATCAGAGAGTATTATTTTAATAATAACAATGAACTTAACAATATTGATTATTTCTGGTATCTATGGACTGGACCTGATTCACCATTGTTTGGTAAAAACAAAATGGCTACTTTTGAAAGATATTTCCTTAATGACAAAGCTATCAAAAAAGAGGATAAGAATAGTTATTATAGATATAGGGATAGTGAGGATAAATGTAGAGAGATATTACAGGAATTTGGTATAAGTGAAGATAATTCTCATATCATTAATGGTCATGTTCCTGTGGAAGTAAAAAAAGGTGAAAGTCCAATAAAAGCTAAGGGTAAATTATTAGTTATAGACGGAGGTTTATCAGAAGCTTATCAACATATAACAGGTATAGCAGGATACACACTCATATATAATTCATATGGTCTTCTTATGGTTGCTCATGAGAAATTTGAATCTAAGAAAAAAGCAATTGATAATGAAAAAGATATTGTATCTTCATATCAGATATTAGAGAAGAACAATAAAAGGTTAAGAGTAAAGAATACGGATATAGGTAAAGAATTGAAGAAGGAGATTATAGGATTGAAGATGCTTCTTCAAGCATATCATAAAGGTATAATAAAAGAAAAATAG
- a CDS encoding DUF1667 domain-containing protein has translation MSEERKLVCIACPIGCNMTVTLEEGKVINVEGNTCKRGEAYAIAECTHPTRILTTTMRVRNGKNPLVSVKSDKPLPKESLFDCMKAINKVVLEAPMKVGDIAIKDIVEGVNIVLTRDADKTN, from the coding sequence ATGAGTGAAGAGAGAAAGTTGGTATGTATTGCCTGTCCAATCGGTTGTAATATGACAGTTACATTGGAAGAAGGTAAAGTTATAAATGTTGAAGGGAACACTTGTAAAAGAGGAGAAGCATATGCTATAGCAGAATGTACTCATCCTACTAGAATATTGACAACTACTATGAGAGTACGTAATGGCAAGAATCCTCTTGTGTCAGTAAAGTCTGATAAGCCATTACCAAAAGAATCACTTTTTGATTGTATGAAAGCAATAAATAAAGTTGTTTTAGAGGCTCCTATGAAAGTAGGGGATATAGCTATTAAAGACATAGTAGAAGGAGTCAACATAGTACTGACTAGAGATGCAGATAAAACAAACTAA
- a CDS encoding NAD(P)/FAD-dependent oxidoreductase, with protein MNTVDLVVIGGGPAGMAAAIEAYKNGIKDILIIERDNELGGILQQCIHNGFGLHIFGEELTGPEYADRFAKEVGKLGIHFKLKTMVLNISEDKVVTVVNSTDGLLNIKAKAIVLAMGCRERTRGALNIPGLRPAGIYTAGAAQRFVNMEGYLPGKEVVILGSGDIGLIMARRMTLEGAKVKMVCELLPYSGGLTRNIVQCLDDYDIPLKLSHTVVNIHGKERLEGITIAKVDENRKPIKETYEYVSCDTLLLSVGLIPENELSHELGIKMDRVTSGPVVTESMETSVEGVFACGNVVHVHDLVDFVTAESRLAGRCAARYISDNKKVKQEDAIKTIAGEGIRYVVPHLINKELVQDENKLYFRVVDVKKKVNIVLKSKGKVIYSKKRPKVAPGEMESIKLTNKILDAMAEGEDLVVMLEKQ; from the coding sequence ATGAACACAGTTGATTTAGTTGTAATTGGTGGAGGACCAGCAGGTATGGCTGCTGCAATTGAGGCATATAAGAATGGTATAAAAGACATTCTAATTATTGAAAGAGATAATGAGTTAGGTGGTATTTTACAACAATGTATTCATAATGGGTTTGGTCTTCATATATTTGGAGAAGAGCTAACTGGACCAGAATATGCAGATAGATTTGCAAAAGAAGTAGGAAAGTTAGGAATTCATTTTAAGCTAAAAACCATGGTATTAAATATTAGTGAAGATAAAGTAGTTACAGTAGTAAATTCTACAGACGGACTTCTTAATATAAAGGCCAAAGCTATTGTACTTGCTATGGGATGTAGAGAAAGAACAAGAGGAGCGCTTAATATACCTGGTTTAAGACCAGCTGGTATATATACAGCAGGAGCTGCACAACGTTTCGTTAATATGGAAGGATACCTTCCTGGAAAAGAAGTAGTAATATTAGGTTCAGGAGATATTGGACTTATTATGGCTAGAAGAATGACTTTAGAGGGTGCCAAAGTCAAGATGGTATGTGAGTTGCTTCCTTATTCAGGAGGTTTGACAAGAAATATTGTACAATGTCTTGATGATTATGACATTCCTCTAAAATTAAGTCATACAGTTGTTAACATTCATGGAAAAGAACGCTTAGAGGGTATAACCATAGCCAAGGTTGATGAAAATAGAAAGCCGATAAAAGAAACATACGAGTACGTATCCTGTGATACTCTATTGTTATCAGTTGGACTAATTCCTGAAAATGAGCTTTCACATGAATTAGGTATAAAAATGGATAGAGTCACATCAGGTCCTGTAGTTACAGAATCCATGGAAACTTCTGTAGAAGGTGTATTTGCTTGTGGCAATGTAGTTCATGTTCATGACTTAGTGGATTTTGTTACAGCTGAAAGTAGATTAGCAGGAAGATGTGCCGCTAGATATATTAGCGATAATAAAAAAGTAAAACAAGAAGATGCAATCAAGACAATTGCTGGTGAGGGTATTAGATATGTAGTTCCACATTTAATTAATAAAGAATTGGTTCAAGATGAGAATAAGCTCTATTTTAGAGTAGTAGATGTTAAGAAGAAAGTAAATATAGTATTAAAATCAAAAGGTAAAGTTATCTATTCTAAGAAAAGACCTAAGGTAGCTCCTGGAGAAATGGAAAGTATAAAATTAACTAATAAAATATTAGACGCCATGGCAGAAGGCGAAGATTTAGTAGTTATGTTGGAAAAACAGTAA
- a CDS encoding NAD(P)/FAD-dependent oxidoreductase gives MIYDISIIGAGVTGSLIARQLSKYNLKVCLLEKESDVAMGTSKANSAIVHAGYDAKPGSLKAKLNVRGNEMMGDIAKELYVPFKRIGSFVIAFDEDDMEQIKTLYDYGIKNNVPDMKILTKEEVREMEPNMSDEVIGALHAPTAGIVCPYELTLAAAENAVDNGVELILDCAIKDINKVDDNFELDTTRGKIVSKYVINAAGLFSDDISAMAGDDSFKINPRKGEYLLLDKRQGNVVNKVIFQPPTVMGKGILVTPTVDGNLLLGPTAENILDKDDISTTSIGLDTVIKGAVKSIPSVNTRDVITSFAGLRASSSVGDFVIEKSQKVDGLINVAGIESPGLSAAPAISEYVMEILKSMDIELKEKDDYISTRKPVYRFREMDESERDELIKKNPLYGNIICRCETITEGEIVDCIHRSIGASNLDAVKRRTRAGMGRCQGGFCTPRVVDIIARELNIPKEQVTKMGGKSKVLVGKTK, from the coding sequence ATGATTTATGATATTAGTATTATAGGTGCAGGAGTTACTGGTTCACTAATAGCACGACAATTATCCAAGTATAATTTGAAGGTATGTCTACTGGAAAAGGAATCAGACGTTGCTATGGGTACTAGTAAAGCGAATAGTGCAATTGTTCATGCAGGTTATGACGCAAAACCTGGTAGTTTAAAAGCTAAGCTCAATGTAAGAGGTAATGAAATGATGGGTGACATTGCAAAAGAATTATATGTGCCTTTTAAAAGAATCGGTTCTTTTGTAATAGCTTTTGATGAAGATGATATGGAACAGATTAAAACCTTATATGATTATGGTATAAAAAACAATGTGCCTGATATGAAGATATTAACTAAAGAAGAAGTTAGGGAAATGGAACCTAATATGTCAGATGAGGTAATTGGTGCATTGCATGCTCCTACTGCTGGTATCGTATGTCCTTATGAATTGACCCTTGCAGCAGCAGAAAATGCTGTTGACAATGGAGTTGAATTGATTTTAGACTGTGCCATAAAAGATATTAATAAAGTAGATGATAATTTTGAGCTTGATACTACAAGAGGTAAAATAGTAAGCAAGTATGTAATAAATGCAGCAGGTCTTTTCAGTGATGATATTTCAGCTATGGCAGGGGATGATAGTTTTAAGATTAATCCTAGAAAAGGGGAATATCTATTACTTGATAAGAGACAAGGAAATGTAGTGAACAAAGTGATTTTCCAGCCACCAACTGTAATGGGTAAAGGAATATTGGTTACACCTACTGTTGACGGAAACTTACTACTTGGACCAACAGCTGAAAATATATTAGACAAAGATGACATTTCTACAACTAGTATTGGTTTAGATACAGTTATTAAAGGAGCAGTTAAGTCTATTCCATCAGTTAATACTAGGGATGTGATAACATCTTTTGCTGGTCTTAGAGCATCATCATCTGTAGGAGACTTTGTTATTGAAAAATCACAGAAGGTGGATGGACTCATTAATGTGGCTGGTATAGAGTCACCAGGACTGTCAGCTGCTCCAGCCATAAGTGAATATGTTATGGAAATTCTTAAGTCCATGGATATTGAGTTAAAGGAAAAAGATGATTACATTAGTACTAGAAAACCTGTTTATAGATTCCGTGAAATGGATGAAAGTGAAAGAGATGAATTAATTAAGAAAAATCCTCTATATGGTAATATAATATGCCGTTGTGAGACTATCACCGAAGGTGAAATAGTTGATTGTATTCACCGTTCTATTGGAGCTTCGAACTTAGATGCTGTAAAAAGAAGAACAAGAGCAGGTATGGGGAGATGTCAAGGCGGTTTCTGTACTCCAAGAGTTGTAGATATTATTGCAAGAGAACTTAATATACCTAAAGAGCAAGTAACGAAAATGGGTGGAAAATCTAAAGTGCTTGTAGGTAAGACAAAATAG